The Flavobacterium sp. 102 genomic interval AGAGTACACCCCTAAGCGAAAAACCATCGGTTATGGTGTCGAAAGACGTGAAGTAGATAGTCCATACAGTCGCTTTTTTATCAACTACAGTCAAGGATTTAAAGGGTTAATTGATAGTGATTTTGACTATCAAAAAGTGCAATTATATTACAAACAACCTGTTATTATTGGTCCTTTGGGTCGTTCCAATTTCACTATGGAATTAGGAAAAACTTTTGGTCAAATTCCACTTGGATTGATGAGTGTTGTGCCTGGGAACCAAACGTATTTTATCATACAAAATACTTTCAGTAACTTGAATTTTTACGAATTTGTAGCCGATGAATATGCGACTTTCCAATGGGAACACAACTTTAACGGTAAGATATTCTCCAGAATTCCGGCTTTGAGAAAATTAAATCTTCGCGAGATAGTTGGAGTAAGAGGTGTTTACGGAACAGTTTCCGATGAAAACAGAGCTATCAATGCTTCGGGATTAATCTACAAAGCACCTGAAAAGCCATACTGGGAATACAGCGCCGGTATTGGAAACATTTTCAAAGTTTTCCGGTTGGATTTTGCTTGGAGAGCCAATTACAGAGATTTACCGGATACCGATAATTTTACCATCAAAGGGTCGTTCGGGTTCTATTTTTAAAAATGGAAGCGATAGCTTATTTGGTAGAGAATGATGAAGTTTTTCAAAAATTGCACCAACAATACGGCAATCCCTATATTCCATCGAGACCGGAAGGTTTTCAAACGTTGTGCAAACTTATTTTAGAACAGCAAGTTTCAATAGAATCGGCGCGTGCTTGTTATGTGAAAATCGAAAATACTTTAGGCGATGTTGCTCCGAAAACCATAATTTCAACTTTGGAAGAAATACTTCGAAATTGTGGTGTCAGTCGGCAAAAGACGATTTATTTAAAAGCTTTGGCGGAAGCCATTTTAGACAAAACCTTAGTGTTAGAAACGCTTTCTCAAAAACAGCCGGACGAAGTCAGAAGTGAATTAATTAAAATTAAAGGCATCGGCAATTGGACGATTGATGTCTATCTAATGTTCTCGTTGCAATCGCCGGATATCCTTCCGATAGGCGATATTGCGGTGGTCAATACCATTAAAGAATTGTATGGTTGTCAAGATAAAGAAGCGATGATTTTGTTGGCTGAAAATTGGAAACCTTACCGCAGTATGGCGACTTTCTTCCTTTGGCATCATTATTTGGTCAAGCGAAACCGCAAGTTTATCGTCTAGCTTTATTTGAAAATCCCGTACTTCAAAATACAATAAATGGCATGAAAACCGTCTCGCCAACTGATTTTTTTTCCTTCTTCAAAAGTCCTTCCGTAATAACTAATTCCAACTTCATAGATTCTGATTTTGGGAATGCGTGCAACTTTCTGAGTTACTTCCGGCTCAAAACCAAATCGTTTTTCTTCGAGTGTAATCGATTTTAAAACATCGGCACGAAACATTTTATAGCAAGTTTCCATGTCGGTTAAGTTCAAATTGGAAAACATATTGCTCAAAAAAGTCAAAAATTTATTTCCTATACTGTGCCAAAAGAACAAAATGCGATGCGGTTTTCCGCCCATAAAGCGACTGCCGTAAACCACATCGGCAACTTCATCGACTATAGGTTTTAAAAGGATATTGTATTCTTGCGGATCGTATTCCAAATCGGCGTCTTGAATGACAATTACTTCTCCGGTGGCTTTTTCAATTCCGGTGTGTAATGCCGCGCCTTTCCCTTTGTTTTTGGAATGTTCCAAAAGAACAATGTTGAACTCGGGATAGGTTTGGATATAAGTTTGAACGCTTTCAAACGTGTTATCCGTACTGCAATCATTCACAATAATGACTTCTTTTTCAATAGCATTAATCAGTGAAACGGCTTTTATTTTGTCCAATATTCTATAAATAGTTGGACCTTCGTTGTAGGCAGGAATTAAGATAGAAAGGGTTTTAATCGCCATTTGGATTTAAATATTTCTCAAAAATAGTTTTTTTGATTTAGTGAGCAATAATTTACTTTAAATACGTGTATATCAATTGAACTAATATTCCCGAATTATATTGTTTTTATTTGTTAAAGTTTTGTTACTTTTGCGACCGATAAAATTTATAACAAAAATTATATTTATGGAATCAATGATGATTTATGTGCCGATAGTAATGGCATTAATTGGATTAGCTTTTATGGCTATCAAAAGGTCTTGGGTTTTAAAACAAGATGCAGGTGATGGCAAAATGAAAGAGATATCAGATTATATTTATGAAGGTGCCTTGGCTTTCCTTAAAGCAGAATACAGATTATTGGCTGTTTTCGTAGTTATTGCCAGTGTTGTTTTAGCCGGAATTACTTTTATTCCAGGTGTTAAAACGCATATGTTAATTGTAATAGCCTTTATTTTCGGAGCTTTCTTTTCGGCATTAGCCGGAAATATGGGAATGAAAATCGCTACTAAAACTAACGTAAGAACGACTCAAGCTGCTCGTACAAGTTTGCCGCAAGCTTTGAAAGTTTCTTTCGGTGGTGGAACAGTAATGGGATTAGGAGTTGCCGGTTTAGCCGTTTTAGGTTTAACGGCCTTCTTTATAGTTTTCTTTCACTTCTTTATGAATGGCGTATGGACATCTACAGATGACATGACTATTGTTTTGGAAACATTAGCCGGTTTCTCTCTTGGAGCAGAATCTATTGCTTTGTTTGCTCGTGTTGGTGGCGGTATTTATACCAAAGCGGCTGACGTTGGTGCTGACTTAGTAGGTAAAGTTGAAGCTGGTATTCCTGAAGATGATCCAAGAAATCCTGCTACTATTGCAGATAACGTTGGTGACAACGTTGGTGACGTTGCCGGAATGGGTGCCGATTTATTCGGTTCTTATGTAGCAACGGTTTTAGCTGCTATGGTTTTAGGGAACTACGTAATCAAAGATATGGGCGGAAAAATCGAAGACGCTTTCGGTGGTATTGGTCCAATTTTATTGCCAATGGCAATCGCAGGTTTCGGAATCTTATTCTCTATCATCGGAACGATGTTAGTAAAAATATCAAGTGATGACGCTAAAGAAAAACAAGTACAAGGTGCGTTAAACGTTGGAAACTGGGTTTCTATTGTTTTAACCGCTATTTCATGTTTCTTCTTAGTACAATATATGTTGCCTGAAGTAATGACTATGGAATTCTTCGGAGAAGGCGCACAACAAATCTCTTCAATGAGAGTATTCTACGCTACAATCGTTGGATTAGTAGTGGGTGGAGTTATTTCTTCTGTAACAGAATACTACACAGGTTTAGGTACAAAACCGGTTTTGGCTATTGTACAAAAATCTTCAACTGGTGCAGGAACTAACGTAATCGCTGGTTTAGCGACTGGTATGATTTCAACCTTCCCAACCGTATTATTATTCGCCGGTGCTATTTGGGCTTCTTATGCTTTTGCAGGTTTCTACGGTGTGGCTTTAGCGGCTTCAGCGATGATGGCTACAACGGCTATGCAGTTGGCAATCGACGCCTTCGGACCAATCTCTGACAATGCTGGTGGTATTGCTGAAATGAGTGAATTACCAAAAGAAGTTAGAACTAGAACAGACATCTTGGATTCAGTAGGTAACACTACTGCTGCAACAGGAAAAGGATTTGCTATCGCTTCTGCGGCGTTAACATCATTGGCTTTATTTGCGGCGTATGTGACTTTCACAGGAATTGATGGTATCAATATCTTCAAAGCGCCTGTATTAGCGATGTTATTCGTTGGAGGTATGATTCCGGTTGTGTTCTCTGCTTTGGCAATGAATTCGGTAGGTAAAGCTGCGATGGACATGGTATATGAAGTACGTCGTCAGTTTAAAGAAATTCCGGGTATCATGGAAGGTACAGGAAAACCTGAATATGGTAAATGTGTTGAGATTTCTACTAAAGCGGCTTTAAGAGAAATGATGTTGCCAGGTGTTTTAACTATAGGTTTCCCAATTGCAATTGTATTATTAGGTAAATTAGTTTATGCTGATAACAACCAATTAATCGCTGAAATGTTAGGTGGTTATATGGCCGGAGTTACTGTTTCTGGTGTACTTTGGGCTGTGTTCCAAAACAACGCCGGTGGTGCTTGGGATAATGCTAAAAAATCTTTCGAAGCGGGTGTTGAAATCAACGGAGAAATGACATATAAAGGTTCTGATGCTCACAAAGCGGCTGTAACCGGAGATACTGTGGGTGATCCATTTAAAGATACTTCGGGTCCATCGATGAACATCTTAATCAAATTAACTTGTTTGATTGGATTGGTAATCGCTCCAATCTTAGGTGGTCATGAAGCTGGTGCTGCAACTGAAAAAGCAGCTACTTGTTGTGTTGCTGAAGGAAAATGTATTTCAATGTCAAAAGAAGAGTGTGTTGCTAAAGGTTGTACAAACGCTACCTGTGAACACATGGCAGTAAAGCAAGCAGTAACCGAAACAGTTTCAAATGAAATTTCTATCGAAAAAGTAAACGTTAACGGTAAAGTAAAAGCAACTGTAACCAAAACAATTAATGGTACTGCTACAACCGAAACTTTCGAAGGAACTGATGTTGAAGTTTCAGCTAAAATTGAAGAATTTAAAAAGAAATAATTTTTCTTTTACTCAAAATATAAAAATGCCTCACTTTAGTGAGGCATTTTTTTTGTCTTTTTTGTTTAAATTAGCCAAGACAAACACAATTTTCATGACTTCCAAATTCACTTTCTTTTTCCTGCTGTTTTTCAATATTGCCTTTTCGCAAAATTCATTGCCTTTGATTCCGCAACCAAAAACAATGCAAATTAAGGATGGCAATTTCAGCCTAAAAAAGGAAACCCTGATTGTGGCAGATGAAGACTCATTTGAAGCGCAATATTTGCAAAAAGCAATTCAACAACAAACAGGTTTACAATTAAAGATTGTTACAGCATCAAAAGCAGATTCTAAAATCATTTTGAAACAAATGCACCCTATTGATCCTTATTGGAGCAAGGAAAGATATAATATAAGTATTTCACCAAAAGAACTAATTATAACAGCTTCGTTTAACCAAGGTGCTTTTGCCGCAATCCAAACCTTACTTCAGTTAATCCCACTCGATAAAAAAGAAACTTTTGTTTTACCGTGTTTAAATATCCATGATGAACCCAAATACACTTGGCGCGGCATGCACCTCGATTGCGCCCGACATTTTTTCTCCGTAGATTTTGTCAAAAAGTATATCGATTATTTAGCGATGTACAAGTTCAACACCTTTCATTGGCACTTAACAGATGACCAAGGTTGGCGCATCGAAATCAAACAATATCCAAAACTCACTGAAGTTGGAGCTTGGCGAAACGGTTCTATGATTGGGCATTACAACGAACAAAGGTATGATGACAAACGCTATGGCGGTTTTTATACGCAAGACCAGATCAAAGAAGTCGTGGCTTATGCTCAACAACGTCACATTACAGTAGTTCCCGAAATCGAAATGCCCGGGCATGCCGTAGCCGCTTTGGCCGCTTATCCGCAATATTCGTGTACCGGCGGGCCATTTGAAGTAGGCAAACAATGGGGCGTTTTAGATGATGTGTTTTGTCCTAAAGAAGAAACGTTCACCTTTTTGGAAAACATTTTAACTGAAGTCATCGCTTTATTTCCATCCCAATACATTCACATTGGTGGCGATGAATGCCCGAAAATACGTTGGAAAAACTGTCCACATTGCCAAAACTTAATGAAAACGGAACGACTAAATGACGAACACGAACTACAAAGTTATTTTATCCAAAGAATTGAAAAATTTGTCAATGCCAAAGGAAGAAAAATTATTGGTTGGGACGAAATTCTAGAAGGCGGTTTGGCACCCAATGCAGCCGTAATGAGTTGGCGAGGTACCGAAGGCGGAATCGCAGCGGCAAAACAAAAACACTACGTTGTAATGTCGCCCGGTTCTCATTGCTATTTCGACCATTACCAAGGCGACCCTAAAAATGAACCGTTAGCTTTTGGCGGTTACACACCGGTCGAAAAAGTGTATTCGTTTAATCCTACGCCAAAGGAATTGTCAACCGAAGAAGCGAAATACATTCTTGGAGCGCAAGCCAATGTGTGGACAGAGTATATTGAAACTCCCAAACATGTAGAATACATGATTTTTCCCAGAATGATGGCGTTATCCGAAGTGCTTTGGGGAACCTCAAATCCGGAAAAGTATGCCGATTTTCAAAACCGCATGATTCAACATTTTTCTATTTTAGATAAAAAAGCAATCAATTATAGTAGAGCAATTTTTGAAGTTACAGCCGAAGTAATGCCTAAACCCGGCGGAAAAGGTGTTTTGTATTTATTGAAAACCAATCAATCGCCCATTGGGATTAACTATACAACCGATGGAGCTCAGCCGACAAATCAGTCTAAAGTATACAGTCAACCGTTAGAAATTGCCAAATCGCAAACTATTAAAGCGATTTATTTTGAAAAAGGTACTGCCAAAAGCAATATAACTGAACAACAATTCCACATTCATAAAGCCACAAGTTGTTTGGTTTCGCTGCAAAATCAACCTAACGGAAATTACACCAAAGGCGGCGGATTTACTTTGGTGGACGGCATCAAAGGCGATAAAGCCAAATTTGGTCAACATTGGCTTGGGTTTTCCGGAACCGATTTAATAGCTACTATCGATTTAGGGAACAAACAAAAAATCAATCGTATGGAAATCGGACTATTGAGCAGTCCTTCGTCATGGATTTATTTCCCCAAAAAAATAACATTTTGGGTTTCGGAAGATCTGATGAAATTTGAGGAAGTTAAAACTTTTTCGTTAGAAGAAATTCAAAAATGCAACGGTCAAATCACCGTAGATTGCGATAAAAAAAATATTCAATTTGTGAAAGTTACAGTCGAAAACTTCGGTACAATTCCCGACGGTCAACCTGGAGCAGGAAATAAAGCGTGGCTTTTTGCAGATGAAATAACAGTAGAATAAGTCATGTCAAATCGAAGAAATTTTATCAAAACGGCCGCAGTCGGTTCAGTGGCTTTAGCTTTAAATTCTTTTACATCAAAAGAGGAAAATTCGGCAAAGCCAAAGGGCAAAATCAACAAGCCCATCGTCATTTCAACGTGGAATTTCGGCGTACAAGCCAATGGTGCTGCATGGGAAATTCTAAAAAATAACGGACGAGCTTTAGATGCAGTCGAAGCCGGTGTAAAAATTCCTGAAGCCGATCCCAAAGAAAGAAGCGTCGGCTACGGCGGAAGACCTGACCGAGACGGAAAAGTGACCCTCGATGCTTGTATTATGGACGAGTTTTCGAATATTGGTTCGGTAGCGGCTTTGGAACACATTAAGCATCCTATTTCTGTCGCACGTGCTGTGATGGAAAAAACGCCGCATGTGATGTTGGTAGGCGATGGTGCTTTGCAATTTGCGTTGTCGCAAGGATTCAAAAAAGAAAATCTCTTAGTTGAAGACTCCAAAAAAGAATGGAAGGAATGGCTCAAAACCAGTCAATACAAACCGATAGCCAATATTGAAAATCACGATACGATTGGCATGATTGCGTTAGACAGCCACGGTAATCTTTCAGGTGCATGCACAACGAGCGGAATGGCTTTTAAAATGCATGGTAGAGTTGGCGATTCACCAATAATCGGAGCCGGGTTGTATGTCGATAATGAAATTGGTGCAGCTACAGCAACCGGTCATGGCGAAGAAGTAATTCGTATCGCCGGCTGTCATTTGGTAGTCGAGTTGATGCGACAAGGAAAATCACCACGACAAGCTTGTGAAGAAGCAGTTTCGCGCATTGTAAAACTGACCAAAAACAGAAACAAAAACCTCAAAGACATTCAAGTAGGTTTCATCGCGCTCGACAAACAAGGGAATTACGGGGCCTATTGTATTCAAGGCGGATTTAATTATGCTGTCAATGACAATTCCGGAAACAAGTTGGTTGACGCTGACTACTTTTTAAAATAATTATCCTAATAAATCTGTTTTAATCCGTTCAATCAGTATAATCTGTGGCCAAAAAATCAATATCCTCTAATAGAAAATTAGAAATCGCTTGTTTCAACATAAAATCAGCCCTAGTCGCTCAAGAAAATGGTGCTGATAGAGTTGAGCTTTGTGACGGATTTGAAGTTGGCGGAACAACACCTGATTTTGAAACTATAAGACAAGCCAGAGAAAATTTAAGCATCGATTTGTATGTCATGATTCGACCGCGAGGTGGAAACTTTATCTATTCTGATGAAGAATTCAAACAAATGCAATTGGATATTTTGGCTTTAAAAGAATTAAAAGCGGACGGTTTTGTTTTCGGGATTTTAAATGAAGATAGTACTGTTAATTTGGAACAGAATAAAATTTTAGTCGATTTGGCCAAGCCATTTCCATGCACCTTTCACCGCGCTTTTGACGAAGTAATGGATGCTTTTGAAGCCTTGGAACAAACCATCGACTGCGGTTTTACAACCATTCTGACTTCGGGTCAAGCCCAAAATGTAACAGAAGGAATGGATTTTCTAGCCGAATTGGTGAAAGTAGCTAATAATAGAATTATTATCATGCCTGGCGGAGGTTTACGCTCAAATAATATTGAAAATCTTCAACAAAACACCAAAGCTATTTTCTATCATTCTTCAGCCATCACTAACGGAAGTGAAACACCTAATCCCAAAGAAATACTTGCGTTAAAAGCTAAATTGAGATGAGAACTTTGTTGTTGAAATGTCTGATTATTTTTTTGTTGCCAATGTTTCTTTGGTCACAAAATAGTGAGCGTAATTTAAGTTCGGAGCAATGGATTTTCAGAAAAGTAAACGATACGAATTGGCTTCCGGCTAAAGTTCCGGGAACAGTTCACACCGATTTATTGGCGAACCAAATCATTCCGGATCCATTTTTTGGAGCCAATGAAAAGCAACTGCAATGGATTGAAAACGAAGATTGGCAATACCAAACGACTTTTGCCATTTCAAAAGAAGAACTAAATCATCAAAATACTATTTTGCAATTCGACGGTTTGGATACTTTTGCTGAAGTAACTTTAAACGGAACCCAAATCCTTTCGGCAAACAACATGTTCCGAACTTGGAAAGTTGACGTGAAAAAGATGCTAAAAGTTGGGCAAAACCAACTTAAAATTACGTTTGCTTCCGCCGTAAAAAAAGGAAAAGAAGAAGCTAAGAAACTTAGTTATACTCTCCCCGGAGATGAAAAAATTTTCACCCGAAAAGCGCAATACCATTTCGGCTGGGATTGGGGACCAAGATTCGTCACTGCTGGAATTTATAAGAAAGCAGCGCTTCATTTTTGGAACAATGCGACCATAACCAATATCAAAATCAATCAGGATTTGACCAATGATGACTTGGCGAAAGTTGAATTTGAAATCGAATTGAATAGTGTCAATGAAGCTCAATACGAATTAAATATCAATGATAAGACCGAATTGGTTAACCTCATAAAAGGCAAAAATAATTTGTCGCTAACTTATGAAATCAATAACCCAAAGCTTTGGTGGAGTAACGGTTTAGGCAAAGCGCATTTGTATCCTTTTGAAATTAGTTTAACCAATAACAATCAAACCATTGACAGCAGAAAACTAAACATAGGCTTGCGAACCATTGAATTAGTGCAAGAAAAAGACGCAATTGGCAAAAGTTTTTATTTCAAACTCAATGGTCAGCCGGTATTTATGAAAGGAGCCAATTATATTCCGCCCGATAGTTTTTTACCACGAGCTACCGATTCGGTTTACAAATCTATCGTCAAAAATGCTGTTGATGCCAATATGAATATGCTACGAGTTTGGGGCGGCGGTGTTTATGCCGAAGATAGTTTTTATGAAGAATGTGATAAAAACGGTATTTTAGTTTGGCAGGATTTTATGTTTGCTTGCGCGATGTATCCCGGCGATGAAGCCTTTTTGGAGAATGTAAAACAGGAAGTCATCGACAATGTAACCCGTTTGCAAAACCATCCGAGTATTGCGCTTTGGTGCGGCAATAATGAAAATGATGAAGGCTGGCACAATTGGGGTTGGCAAAAGCAGTATAATTATTCGGAGCAAGATTCCATCCAAATTTGGAATGATTACCAAAAATTATTTCACGAATTGATTCCGCAAACGTTAGACAGTTTATTACCCAAGAATGAAAACCGTTATTGGCCATCATCACCATCAATTGGTTGGGGGCGACAAGAAAGTTTACTCAGTGGTGATTCGCATTATTGGGGTGTTTGGTGGGGCAATGAACCTTTTGAAATGTATCGTCAGAAAGTTGGGCGTTTCATGAGCGAATATGGTTTTCAAAGCATGCCGGATATTAAAACGTTTCAGGCTTTCGCCAAAAGTGACGAACTGAACTTCGATTCGGAAGCGATTAAAAATCACCAAAAACATCCAACCGGTTACAAAACCATCAACGATTATATGGCGCGTGATTACCAAGTGCCAACGAGCTTTGAAGATTATATTTATGTTTCCCAATTGTTACAAGCCGAAGGCATGAAAATGGCGATTGAAGCGCATCGAACGGATCGAAAATGTATGGGAACATTGTTTTGGCAATTGAATGATTGTTGGCCGGTGACTTCGTGGAGTTCGGTGGATTATTATGGTCGTTGGAAAGCGTTTCAATATGAGGCGAAGCGGAGTTTTGAAAATGTTTTGATTTCAATTAAGGAAGAAGAAAGTAGCTATAAAGCTTATATTGTCAATGATGATTTGAAACCGTTTGAAGGTCAATTTGATGTAGTTTTGCGCGATTTTAATGGTAAAAAACTTTGGTCTGCAAAAAATACTGGAGTTATTCCGGGAAGCTCAAATTTGGTTCATTTTGAAATTTCTAAAGATGATTTAGAAAGGTTTGATTTGAAAAAAGCAGTGCTTTCTGTTTCGTTTAATGCTGAAAATAAATCAGCGAGTTCCCTTTTCTATTTTGTAAAGCCTAAAGATTTGCAATTGACCAACCCTAACCTCCAAATTACAAAGCGTAATGAACTGACTTATGAAATATTTTCTGATGTGTTGGTCAAAAATGTGTATTTGTCAGCTTCGGAGGAAACTTTTTTCAGTGATAATTATTTTGATATTTTGCCGGGTCAGAAAGTGATAATTAAATTATCTAAACCGGTCAAAGCCATTCAGGTTAAGAGCTTGTTTGACGTTATGAAAAACTGATTTTGCAAAAGACAAAACTTATTTAGCCCCGACAGGAGTGACATCCCGATTATTCGGAATAAAACGTAGGGCGGGAATATGGATAACAAAAATGCCCGAACCTTTCGCTCCTTTTTTTTAAAACAAACCGTTAATTTCTGCGTCAATTCGGTTGATAATCATACCTAAATCTTCCGGATTGTTGACAAAATCAACATTGTCTACATCAATAATCAATAGTTTTCCTTTGTCGTAAGTCGTAATCCAAGCTTCGTAGCGTTCGTTCAATCGGCTCAAATAGTCAATCGAAATGGTGTTTTCGTAATCACGACCACGTTTGTGAATTTGGGAAACCAAATTGGGAATCGAACTTCTTAAATAAATCAATAGATCAGGCGAACCAACCAAACCTTCCATCAGTTCAAAAAGATCAGTATAGTTTTGAAAATCTCTGTTGGTCATCAAACCCATAGCGTGTAAGTTGGGCGCAAAAATATGTGCGTCTTCGTAAATCGTTCTGTCTTGAATGATGTTTTTGCCGCTTTCGCGAATTTGCAACACTTGGCGAAAACGCGAATTCAAGAAATAAATTTGCAAGTTGAAGGACCAGCGTTCCATTTGGTGGTAAAAATCATCCAAATACGGATTGTCAACTACGTCTTCAAAATGAGGTTCCCATTTAAAATGTTTGGCTAAAAATCGGGTTAATGTGGTCTTTCCTGCTCCTATATTTCCTGCTACTGCTATGTGCATTATGGTAGTTTTATTTTAAAATTCTTAATTTGTTGGTTGGTAAAAATAGCTAAAATTTGGTCTTTGTAGTAAAAATTTTGGAACGATTTCTCAACAATGTCGATTTCGAAAACCGTTTTCGATTGATTGTTCAAGCAGTAGAGCGTGTTGTCCTTTAAAAACAATAATTTTTCACGATCAATGATTTGGATTTTTTCAAAAGGCGGAATATTAGCTAGTAAAGTTACTTTGCCGAAGATATCGATAGCATACCAATTGTTGATTTCATCAATCCAATAAAAATTATTGAAATCGCTTTGGGTGTATTTGATGTTTTCAGGAATTGGATTGCCAATGTTTTTGGAAATATTTTTCAAGTAGTCAAATAGGAGAACTTGTTGTGTCAAAGCATTGTAAATCCAAAATTGATTTTGCGACGCCATGCCTATTTTAGAAGCGGAAATAGTATTGTCAATTTCAAAGAGATTGAGTTTCTGAATTTCATTCAATTGATTATCGAGCATAATTATCGTATTGAAATCTTCGTAAAAGACTACAATTTTTAATGGATTGACATAATCAACCGAGGTGATTTTGCCCAATGCCACATTCTTATATTCCCATGTTTGAGACTGATCTTGTTTGATAAAGACATTGTTTTTGAGGTAGTAATTGTTACCCAAACCATCAAAACCAATGTAGATTTTATCTTCTACTGTTTCGGAACTAATAGCGGTTGTCTCGAGTTTCGGATTTTGGCCAAAACCATAAGCGGAAATCACTAGTAATATAAGATAAATGGTATTTTTCATCATAAGGCTAATTTACGGTAAACCAAATTAATTTCGTCTGGTCTAACCCAATATTTTAACATAAGATTGGTAACAGAATTAGAAAGCATTCGTCATATTTGTTCTATCAAAAATTTAAGTCATGAAAAAAATAGTATTCGCTTCGTTTTTTGTTTTCTCTTATTTAGCTACACATGCTCAAAAAGATTTCCAAGGTATGGCGGTTTACGAATCAAAAACCAGCACTGCCGATTTCAAGTCTCGTTTTGAAGGCAACAAAGAAATTACACCCGAAATGCAGAAAATGATTGAAGAGCGTATGAAGAAGATGTTTGAAAAGACGTTTTTTCTAAACTTTGACAAATCAGCTTCTGTCTATAAAGAAGAAGAAAAACTTGATGCTCCGGGACAAGGTGGCGGCGGAATGAGAATGATGTCGTCTTTTATGGGCGGCGGCGGAACCTATTACAAAAACGTAAAAGAAAAAACGTATAAGGTCGATAAAGAGTTCATGGGAAAAGAGTTTTTGGTAAAAGATTCTTTGAAAACTTACAACTGGCAAATGAGTGGTGACACCAGAGTGATTGGCGGC includes:
- a CDS encoding glycoside hydrolase family 2 protein — protein: MRTLLLKCLIIFLLPMFLWSQNSERNLSSEQWIFRKVNDTNWLPAKVPGTVHTDLLANQIIPDPFFGANEKQLQWIENEDWQYQTTFAISKEELNHQNTILQFDGLDTFAEVTLNGTQILSANNMFRTWKVDVKKMLKVGQNQLKITFASAVKKGKEEAKKLSYTLPGDEKIFTRKAQYHFGWDWGPRFVTAGIYKKAALHFWNNATITNIKINQDLTNDDLAKVEFEIELNSVNEAQYELNINDKTELVNLIKGKNNLSLTYEINNPKLWWSNGLGKAHLYPFEISLTNNNQTIDSRKLNIGLRTIELVQEKDAIGKSFYFKLNGQPVFMKGANYIPPDSFLPRATDSVYKSIVKNAVDANMNMLRVWGGGVYAEDSFYEECDKNGILVWQDFMFACAMYPGDEAFLENVKQEVIDNVTRLQNHPSIALWCGNNENDEGWHNWGWQKQYNYSEQDSIQIWNDYQKLFHELIPQTLDSLLPKNENRYWPSSPSIGWGRQESLLSGDSHYWGVWWGNEPFEMYRQKVGRFMSEYGFQSMPDIKTFQAFAKSDELNFDSEAIKNHQKHPTGYKTINDYMARDYQVPTSFEDYIYVSQLLQAEGMKMAIEAHRTDRKCMGTLFWQLNDCWPVTSWSSVDYYGRWKAFQYEAKRSFENVLISIKEEESSYKAYIVNDDLKPFEGQFDVVLRDFNGKKLWSAKNTGVIPGSSNLVHFEISKDDLERFDLKKAVLSVSFNAENKSASSLFYFVKPKDLQLTNPNLQITKRNELTYEIFSDVLVKNVYLSASEETFFSDNYFDILPGQKVIIKLSKPVKAIQVKSLFDVMKN
- a CDS encoding copper homeostasis protein CutC; this translates as MAKKSISSNRKLEIACFNIKSALVAQENGADRVELCDGFEVGGTTPDFETIRQARENLSIDLYVMIRPRGGNFIYSDEEFKQMQLDILALKELKADGFVFGILNEDSTVNLEQNKILVDLAKPFPCTFHRAFDEVMDAFEALEQTIDCGFTTILTSGQAQNVTEGMDFLAELVKVANNRIIIMPGGGLRSNNIENLQQNTKAIFYHSSAITNGSETPNPKEILALKAKLR
- a CDS encoding deoxynucleoside kinase, which codes for MHIAVAGNIGAGKTTLTRFLAKHFKWEPHFEDVVDNPYLDDFYHQMERWSFNLQIYFLNSRFRQVLQIRESGKNIIQDRTIYEDAHIFAPNLHAMGLMTNRDFQNYTDLFELMEGLVGSPDLLIYLRSSIPNLVSQIHKRGRDYENTISIDYLSRLNERYEAWITTYDKGKLLIIDVDNVDFVNNPEDLGMIINRIDAEINGLF
- a CDS encoding GLPGLI family protein, with the protein product MKKIVFASFFVFSYLATHAQKDFQGMAVYESKTSTADFKSRFEGNKEITPEMQKMIEERMKKMFEKTFFLNFDKSASVYKEEEKLDAPGQGGGGMRMMSSFMGGGGTYYKNVKEKTYKVDKEFMGKEFLVKDSLKTYNWQMSGDTRVIGGYNCFKATAVIPASKTDFRNFRPKKEEKKEDKAKEETKTNFMDQIELPKEITVTAWYTPEIPVSQGPEGYWGLPGLILEVNDGKTTILCSKIVLNPKEKTEIKAPNNGKEVSQKEYDEIVVKKMEEMQEMNNGRGGFQMRMNR